The DNA segment ATGAAACATAACTCCCTTGCTTCCAAATTGCACCTCACCAAGAGCGCTCCAAAGGTCCCGCAAAATGACAGCTATATTTGGTTCAATTGAATCAAAGATGGCCTGATTTCTGGCCTTCCAGATTAACCAAATTGTTTTTACAAATGCAGACGTCCAGATGTCTAAGAGTTGAGGACTGAATTTTTGTGATTGAAAACACGCCAAAAGAGAGTTGAGACTGTCAAATACTCCAAGTCGCAgaacaaacaaagaaaaatagTGTTCCAGATCTGGGTCGTGAAGATACACCTCACAAAAAGATGGTCATGACTTTCTAAATTAAGACGACAGAGTTCACACcgtgaaattaaaatcaaaccGCTTGCACTGATTAAATCATGAGTTGGGAGCTTGTTCAAAATTGCTCTCCAACAGATAAGAGAACGAGATGGTGGTAATAAGCTTTTCCAGATGAAGTTTTTTCAAGACACCTCAGGCTGAACCCCCCAAATCAATTTGTAAAGACTTCTACCTGAAACAATTCTCTTTCGATCAGCCTTCCAGAAGCACACATCTTCGGAGTCAAACCCTCCCTTGATATCTGCAATATCACCCCTAAAATCTTCCACCTCAGTCGGGAGATTCGATCAACCAGAACTTCCATAATAATTTAAAACTGAATCGCCACTAAGCTCAGTATCATCACAAATATTCAAACGTTCTGCAACCGTTGGGGAGATCCAATAACTAAACCAGAAATTGAGCTTTGAGTGTACGCCAATCCACCAATGGGTTTACAACATAAACTAAGGAGATTAACCCCCCATCTTACTTGGAAAACGTTTCTTCAAAATCCCCATTGGAAAATTATCTAAGGAGATTAAATCCCAACAAAATTTGCCGAGCATGGCATGTTCATATCTGCAAAGTCTTTTACACCCAAACCTCCTTCAGCAATGGGTTTACAACATAAATTCCAAGAGGGATGACAAGCTTCTTTTCATTCACCGAGCCCGACCAAAGGAAATTCAAAGTGCATCTTTTTAAAAAGTTCAGTAGGTCGGGAGGCCATTTATAAATTGAAAAAGAATGCAGAACTGAAATGAAAATCACTGATTTAATCAGAGTTAACCGCCCAGCCATCGAGAGTAACTTCACTTTCCAGTTActgaattttaaaataattctGTCTGCAATTGGTTTCAACAGCCTATTTCTTGGGGTTCCTCGAAACAGAGGAACACCAATGTAAGAAAAAGGAAGCGACCCAAATTTAAAACCTGTAATCTCAGCTAACATGTGAGCGCGAGTAGGAGTAATTCTTTGGCCAAAAAAAGCTTCAGATTTAGTCCAATTTACCAATTGACCTGAAAGAGTGGCATAGAGTTTGAAAATATCAGCAATTAATTTCACATTCTGCACATAAGTTTTGCAAAACAGCAAGATATCATCAGCATAAAACAAATGAGATGGAAAATTAAAGTTTCTGACATAAGACATAGGCTGGAGACGCCCCGTCTCCAAAGGATTTAATATTAAACAACTCAGAAAGTCCTCAGTCAAGCAAAAGAGGATTGGAGAAAGAGGATCTCCTTGCCGAAGCCCCCTGGAACAACGAAAATAACCTTTAGGGGCCCCATTAATCATAATGGAAATTCTAGACGAGATGAAAATATTAAGAATAAGGTCTCGAAATTCCACTGAGAAACCAAACGCCTCTAGAACTTCCAAAATGAAATTCCAATCCATAGTGTCAAATGCCTTTTTTATGTCAATTTTAATTGCCATATTTCCACCAAAACATTTTTTATCCATGACATTTACCCGTCAGTTATACATAACATTTTTTATCCATGACATTTATCCATAGTTATTAACTTATTACATTAATTCATTGTTCAttgtgttagagataatgttcctattatctctgtaaatagattcttatctagttagagtttcaatttgtctataaccctagctaggtagagttctaatacgattatacttgtgtattgtattcctatacaaactactattgactcactataaatacaaggcctctgagccataatCACTAAGGTGATTCACACCATTAATTGTgttattacttatctctctctatctccataatccTCCATATATCAAACTATAAATTCAACATGGTATCCGTAGTATCAACTTCCGCATCTTCCGAATCCTCTGATCATCCTCAATCACCAACCTATTCTCAATACAAAACTGTCATCGCCGCCACTACCGCCGTAAATGCTGCTGCgtccgccgccgccgccgccggTGTGGCTGCCGTAACCATCGCACCTACCGCCGCTACAACATCCGCGGCCGCTCAGAACACGGACGACGCCCTCGGAGGCTCGTTTGCATCTTCGGGATGGCGGTTCACCTCACCCTTCGTCACCGGAGAATCCGACTTCCTAGCCGCAACCACTGCCAAACCCGCAGTGACAGTTCCACCGCAACAGCAGACGGTGGGCGATTACTTCCCTCAGGAAGTCTGTGCTGCACTCTAAGCGTACCTAGTGGCCAGCGCCCGCGCGCCCACTACGGCTCCCCCGATGACTGCGGCTCCTACTTCGTCTACGCAGATTGCGCAAATCCCAACCGCGGCTGCCACTACGAACTCGCTGCCTCCGGAGGTACAAGCTGCGCTCCTCGCATATCAGGCGGCCAGCACCCGCGCGCCCACCACCGTTCCTCCGATGACCGCAGCTGCTGCTCCATCTGCGCAGATCGCGCAAAATCCCACCATGGCAGCAGCTGTGGATTCGTTCTCTCCGGAGGTCCAAGCCGCACTCCTGGCGTTTCAAGTGGCCAGCGCCCGCGCGCCGTCTGTGCTCCCAACGACAACCGCGGCTCCTGTCCAACTCGCAAGCCATCTCCCTTCCGCGGCTCTTGTACAACTCGCGCAAGAACCTTTAGCGACAGCAGCTCGTGATCAGCGGTTTGTGCAAACCGCGATGCTACCAGCACCGACAACGTCCGCCGCTGACGTTGCGGTGCTAGCCGCAATTGCGGCATATCAGGCGGCCGTTCCGCCTTCACGGAATCAACAACTTCCGGTTCAGCAGCCATCTATTCAATCGCAACAATCCTCGACTCCTCCAACTCTATTTTCTCCATCAGTTCTTGCTGCCCTAGCAGCATATCAGGCAGCTGAAGCCAGTAACAAACATCAGGTTATTTCTGAATCTAATACTTCGCCGTTTTGTTATAATACTCAATTAACCCATGATCCCTCACCATCTTTCTTCTCAAATTCGTTTCACAATACTGTTGATGCACCGTCAAACAATGTTAGACACAATTTTATTTCCTCCTCCATCCCTCATACTATAAACAATCATGTCCATCCAGAACCTATCTCCACTCATGTTGAACAACCAAGACAACAACCCACAAATATCAAcattaacatcaaattaaccccGCACAACTACAAAGCATGGAGAAAGTCCATGGAATCTACCCTTCAAACCTATCATCTTCTTTCCCACATTCTTAGTTCAACACCACCTCCACCCAAATTTATTCCTAGAACAGCTTTTGTGACATCAGCTgcggatttaatcataaatccatcttttattcaatgggatgatgtagaaaatgtggttaggactttgctcctaaattcCATCACCGAAGAGGTGTTTTCTGAGATTGCATATCTCAAATACTCACATGATATTTGGCTAGCTTTAGAGGATGCCTACGGGCTTATTATAGGCAGCAAGCAGTTTCAGATGGGAGTCGAACTGCATGAGCTTGAGCAAGGGGGAATGTCAGTCACTGCGTATATGCAAAAAGtgaagtccatccttgatgatctgGCTGCCTCAGGGAATCCTTACCCTCGACATCTACTACCGTCAGTTCTTTACAAGGGTTTAGGAGAAGAGTATCGCTCCACTGTCCGGATTCTTGTAACTTAGCACGGTACAAACATCAATTATCAAGAGATTTTGCACAGTTTGAAAACAGCCGAGGGCATGATTCAATCAACCAGAAAGACAACTCTGCTTCAAACCGATGGTGTATCAGCACATCGGGAGGCCAATGTGTCCACCATGGAAACAAATCAAGCAAAGAAGCAGAAtccaaagaagagaaaaagTGGCAAGTGCTACAATTGTGGTGATCCAAGTCACTGGGCTGATAAGTGCAAAAGACCAAAGAATAATTCAAGAGCACACTACAATCCTGGACCACAAGCACACATAGCATGGCAACAACCACCaaatccattcatgggtcctaatCAGCCGTGGTATCCAGACACAGGAGCAACTAATCACATGACGGCAAATCCGACTCAACTTCATCAAATGCAGCCATATCCAGGATATGATACAGTTCAGTTTGGCAatggtcaaggtttgcaaatttctcactttggaaattcaaatatcaataatttgaaaattaatgatgccctacttgttcctaagcttaccaaatctttactatctgttcaaaaatttacctgtgacaactcatgtttctttgaattttggcctaaccattttcttgtgaaggaccaaacaactggggaaatcctgttacggggcccgagtaaagatgggctttatgtgcttacacccacccTAAAAGAGGCGCTAgttggagagaaggtgtcttttgaaaggtggcatgcacggcttggacattgtcagaatcagacagtcagctcagttctcaaaggaaacaatctatcctcttcaaaATCAGTTAGCAATTATTCTTTTTGTCCATTGGGCAAGCTTGCTAGAAGCCCTTTACCCTCTATTAGTCGCTCTAGCACATTTATTTTTGAGaacttacatctggatgtttgggggccagctctagttgtttcttgtcttggtcacagttattttttaataatcattgatgaattcactagatttggatgggttttctgtttaaagaataaaagtgatgttttttcaatcttctgtgatttttatgccatgatctctaatcagtatagtgcaagggTTAAGAATATTTACTCAGATCTTAGGGGAGAGTTCCAAAAACTATAACCTTTTTTCAAAcgacatggcattatacacaaaattgcatgccctcacactcatgcacaaaatggtatatctgagagaaaaattagacatgtcgTTGACACCTGCCTTACTTTGTTAGCCAATGCAGCTTTACCTCTCAAATTctggaactatgccatgatACACAACATTAGGCTAATCAACTACTTACCCACCAAAATACTGAACAACAATTCACCCTATTTCTTGTTCTACAAGAAACAGCCTGCCTATAAGGCATTACGCATCTTTGGCAGTGGTATCTATCCTCTTCTTCGTCCATACAACCAACACAAATTTGATTTTCGTTCCAAGCTATGTGTCTACCTTGGTCCATCAGAAAATCACTCTGGGGATATTTGTCTTGAGTATGCCACCGGACGCATATACATCTGCAAATTTGTGCAGcacaatgaagaagtatttccTGCATCTGCAGTCACTCcatcatcaccttcatctaGCAACTCGGGGGTAAGCACATCGTGTCAACTACCATCTTTACTCGGCCCGTATCCAGGTAATTTCTCTAATCCCAATCCTATATTGTCTACTTCTAACTTAGTTCCATGCTCCCAACCCAACACACCTGTCCACTCTGGACCCCATCCTGGTACCCCAATTACCCCCTGACTCTGAAGCCACAAACACTGCTCCACTAGCTCCACATCAATTTTTGTCACCAGTGGTCACTGCTGCATCAACACCTGTTGCTCAGAATGATCCTAGCACACCAGTTGATGCTGTGAACATCACCACACCGGAAGTACAGAATGCAGTACCTCATGAAGAGAACATCTTGCCACAAACAGAGTCTCCTCCTCCTGAAAATGCACCACCTGCTCCTGTTCCAACTGCAAGGCCTAGACCTTGCAATGCACCGCTAATTAGTCCACGTCAACATTATATGCAGCTTCGACAGTCGTCTTTTCACTCAAGAGGACAGTTTGAGGGACTTTTAGCTACACATCCAAATGGCACAGTGGATCCCACATGCTTCAGTAAAGCCAACAAACAACCTGAATGGCGTACATCAATGTCTGCAGAGATTCAAGCTCTTCTGGACAATGGCACATGGCAACTTGTACCGAGACCACATGATCAGCATGTCATCACCTCCAGGTGGCTCTTTCGTACAAAGAAGAAGTCTGATGGAACCATAGATCGTCACAAAGCCCGGTTGGTAGCAAGGGGATTCACTCAAAAAGCTgggattgactacaaagaaacattcagtCCAGTAATCAAAGCTACAACCATTAGGTCTGTCTTTGCCATTGCAGCAGTAAACAACTGCTTCATCAATCAACTGGATGTCTCTAATgcatttcttcatggaaacttaTCAGAGACAATATATATGGAACAACCGCAGGGTTTTCGGGATAGTGACCGGCCAGATCATGTCTGTCTTCTCAAAAAGAGTctttatggattaaagcaagcaccacgagaATGGTTCACACGCCTTCGAACATTCCTCCTCTCCCTTGGGTACAAAATGTCACAGGCTGATAACTCTCTGTTCATCAGACGCACCGAAACTGAAAAGACTTACATTTtgtgctatgttgatgatatactcataACAGGCAACCACCCTGCACACATCACCAACACCATTACAGCCATTGAACATGAGTTTCCCATTCACAACCTTGGCAAGGCAGAATACTTTCTCGGCATTGAGATCAAATATGAGAAAGATGGCATTCACATGTGTCAGgccaagtatgtggctgacatcCTAGACAGAGTAAAGATGATTGACTCCAAGCCCACACTAACGCCCATGGCCATCACGCCAACACTTTCAAAGGAGCTAGGCACCAGCTTAACCTCTGGAGATGAATATCGAAGCATTGTGGGAGCACTTCAATATCTAACattcactcgtcctgacattgcatttgcagttAACAAATTATGTCAGTTTCTACACTGTCCGACTGATGAGCACTGGAAAGGAGTTAAGAGGGTCTTACGCTATATTCAGGGTACATCAGACTTTGGCATAGTCATGTCTGTCCAACCAATACAGCACATTCATTGTTActcagatagtgattggggTGGGTGCCCTGATGACCGACGATCCAcgggtgccttctgtgtctaccTTGGATCCAGCATTGTATCATGGCAGACCCGCAAGACACCCATAATAGCCAGATCCTCAACAAAAAGTGAATACAAGGCAGTGGCAAATGCCACAGCAGAACTTCTATGGCTCAAATCTCTTCTCTCGGATCTTGGATTTCCCTTACCCACCCCGGTTCAGCTATGGTCTGACAATGTTGGAGCAATTTATCTCACCTCCAATCCAGTCTTTCATGCCCGAACGAAGCACATTGAGCTAGATTATCATTTTGTTCATGAACAAGTTCACAAAGGTTTTCTCAGTGTCAGATTCATTCCCACCGATGatcaggttgcagacatactcaccAAGCCGCTAGCTCCGGCTCGCTTCACGATGTTACGCTCCCGCCTCTTTGTTCGTGCCcgccatcggcttgagggggggtgttagagataatgttcctattatctctgtaaatagattcttatctagttagagtttcaatttgtctataaccctagctaggtagagttctaatacgattatacttgtgtattgtattcctatacaaactactattggctcactataaatacaaggcctcttAGCCATAATCACTAAGGTGATTTAAACCATTAATTGTgttattacttatctctctctatctccataatcctccatatatcaaactatacattcaacaCATTGGTCATTGCTCTTCTAGATTTGTATTATATTAAGTAATTAAGATATAGATGtgaagatttttatttttattttttggtgtAAAAAATGTTAGTCATTATTAACATTTTGTGAGAACAAGTCCTTAGAAGCTTGATTGATGGGTCCTTTGTCCTCCCTCAATAATATTGGTCCAAATTGACCAAAACCCAGATTTAAGTTTGGTGAATTCTGAAGCCAGTTGACCATATAATTATCTATAGGATCCATAAAACCCCACAAacaaccaaacattagcttttTAGGATTATGCCTCCAAACAAACCTCGAAAGACATATGAGAATATATATGTCATTCATTTTTGGGTCTTTTACATAAAAGACATGAATagtaataatatttatatttatagtttaCTCATTAATggtaatttaattcataatatataaaaaatattaaaactatttcaaaaatatcagcagttaaagaaaatatgaatttcGAAATTCCTAGCTTTTAGGGATGATTTACTTGTAGAAATGGTGgtttatttaatttgataaaattcaaattattacCTGACATTGTTGTAAATACTTTTTCAAAcctgaatttctgtgtaaatttcCCTTCATTTTAATGGGTTCTTCTTATCTTCTTATATATGCATGATCTATATCCATCCAACATTTGTTTCGTGcaacaaaaatatttttaacacACAAGTAATTCAAACAtccaaaatataatatatgattggtttaatttagagggtgtttggttACCTACAGTTCACTTTCTGCTTGTCTTTTCACTTAAAAGGCAGAGTTTGAAGTTTTTTGTTAGAcgcctcctgtttgcctttttacaactgaaaaatagtttttttacaaaagcatgAAATCACTGCTTTTTTGGAAAAAACAGTCTTTTCCaaaagcaaacaacaaacatcaAGTAGTCAAACGGACCCTTAAGTTTACTAGACATATTTACCATTTTTAAAGGAGAACGTTTTAGAaaacttttgactttttttttataatgttatcttggtatatcatttttttttatgcatgTCACTTTCAGTGGTTTATCTTTTTTAGTGTAGCGTTTACTTAATTTTTCTAGAATGAACCTTAGTTTCCCTAATCATGAGTGAGACCTAGCGAAAACATCTCGAGTGAATCCAGGGAAAACATCTTAAGGGAAAGTATGAGAATTAGGGGAATTATTTTGAGGGAAACCAAGGGAACCATTTTGAGTGAGACTTTAGGGGATATATCTTGAGGGAAACCGGGGAAGATCTAAAGTAAACTTCGTAAGAAATCATTTTGGGAGGCCATTTAATGTTGTACACATTTTGTGAGCCAATCGAGAAGCATGAAAGTAAAAAATGTAAAAGTCATgaaacttaataaaaaaaataactttataGAATACTTTACTTTGATCTCTAAGAAGATTTAATTAGAAGGTCAAAAGAAGTAATTAGAAGCCCCAAAGTTCCATCAAATAATTTGAGATTAGAGATAAGGAATTATTTATTattctaaaacatttttttttcttccatcaAACAAGGAACcaacctatatatataataaagtaAAAGTAAAAATATGAAAGGGAGAACTTATATCCAAaggatttaatatttatttttctttagaataataatatGCATCAAAGCATCTCTCTCTATATTATGTagctttttttatatatattatagaaTATTATATAGCTTTTGAACAGTAGTTAAAAGTTGGAATAATAATAAAGGGAATTCCACTTGAACCTACATCAAAAGAAGAGAATATAATCATTATAGTAGCTAGGAATTAGATTAATGTACGTATGGACCTTAAAATTATGAATTTACAATCACTTGACATAACTTAATTACTAGATTTGTCAATTTTCTACATTattccctttctcttttatatttttccttCTTATAAGAGGAAAGATATTAGCATGTTTCACTAAAAATGTACTCAACTATAGAAAATAACATGGGAAAAATGCAAATATTGTAAATTTCTAGAAATTTTTGTTATGATTAGTAATGATAACAagggagaaacttctgatcggagctcgtccctgtggggggcgtcgttgggttcgacgggggaaactccgatgccaaagtcagtagagaatatGAAGGATAAAccgtattgacaaagcttagagaatatagaaaagtctgagtaccttgatagcctagaatggtaggctatatatagttgagaagttcgtaacctctaggtagctagaaagtccccattaatgctcacttaatggcggttacaagttactcttaacctggcgggtaagacagttaatgatccatttaatgatcctttatgaccgagccggcggccagccgttaccaaggtgaatggagagattcgccttagagatccgccaacggatctcttagagctagtccagggagatccgccagctgacttcctttgctacgtggcatacttaaaggcagatatctcttttggtcctcatgataatatctcgatgttatcagaagccccccctaaaatgcctttaaagtcctttagggcttttagacttccgcgcgccgtcatatgCTCCATCATTAATGTGCGCTCTGTTCAACGCCATTTGATGGTTGACACGTGTGGTGGCACACTGTCCTAGGCAAGTTCAAAAGAAACCTTTTTCTCCTTCTAATTTCTCTTCCTTCTTCGTTTCTTCATCTCTCTCCGTTTTCGAAGCTTTTCCTAGAAGTTTTCCAGAGCTCTTCTTCAAACTTCTACGTTTCCATGTAAGTGCCCTTTCTTTTTAtcttgaatgtttagaagttcatcctCGTCTTCTGGGTCGACTTCTGAACTTTTTAACTCGTCATCTCCTCCtaagattgaagtagattttagttggaccacttcatcGTCGGAGGACTCCCAATCTTCCGTAGGTGCGATTAATTCCGGTTTAGCTGAGTTtaataactcggcgcgtaaccaTTACTAGACTCGTTCAACCAGAAATCCCTCTTTCTTTTTTCCTGTTTCCGGTGCCGTTCCGGCCGGTGCTCGTAACCGGTTTCTGGGTTCCATGGCCACTTCTTCCCTCCCTGctaagaaaaagaatcctcgagcggagtccactccatcCCGTATGAATGCCGCGTATTTGgcgaatctggcggatcgctttccgtggatcaaaaattacgaaacCCAACTTGCTGCTTCTCATCAACGCCCCTCCAATCCGCCTAACGGCTTCTTTACTGTATTCTGTAGTCATGTAGAGAGAgggtttcgccttcctcttcccaagatgatggcggatatcctctcatACTTTGACATTGCCGTCAGTCAGCTACATCCTAATGGCTGGCTCGACATGGCCCTAGACTGCTATCTCGCTTCAAATTTAGGCGTTGTTTATACGGGCCGTATTTTTAGGGCCTTTCATAAACCTTCCAAGAGGAAGTCAGAATCCTACCTTACATTCGCCAAATTTGGTGtctattcgcccttttacgataaaatgtccaacgttcatagctgggatgagagtttcttctatgtgaagataaaagaggaTGAACCGTTAGGTTTCCCTTCAGTTTGGAATTCTCgtccgctacatatggcgggtgacatgcgcATCTTAACAAGCAGTGATGAAGAGGTGGCAgatctcatgaagcagatcaaggcggatgcatggacttatgcagatgccttagccttcatgatgagtgacattccaTTGATTCAACGAGAAGgggatcaatttatttattcgaaaattactcagtttgatcaaggtacctttCCGTTACTTCAAAAGTCTTGATTATCTTGATgtcttctttggcaggggtgtatctaaggccaatcacgctcttgcagagacacgCATGAAGCTTTTGGAAGATGAAGCAcgcaagaaaagtcaagcggCTAATCCTCAAGCCGATACGGGCAAACGTCCTGCAGAGATAGTTGTTGATCCGCCActgaagaagaggcggcccaacACTATGGGTAGTACCAAGATTATGGCGAACGCGATACGATCCGCCAAACCTGCTGAGAAGATTGTTCAGGTAATCCATCTTTTGATTTCCTCTATTGCTCATCCGATTCTAAAGTGATGTATGGATCTTCTctgtttgtgcagatggcgaagcccgatattggaGGATACTAGTCCGCCAAATTGGGGGCCCAAGgttcttttgagaatgaatcccttctgaatgatctggatgaggccttgggtcaggtgggagAGGTACAAAGGAACTATAACCAAATCCCTGGGCCAACTCATGTCCAGAAGGGGAAATCAGAGCTTCTTTCGGTGAGTTCAAAAAGAATGTAGATAATGATAATTCCTTCACCTCTTTTTCGCCCTTGGACTAAATCATTTTGTCTTTTATAGCTGTATGCCCGTCTGCGTACTTTGGAAAATGGACTCCTTCAGAACGTGGCGGACAGGGCAACCATTGAAAGGTTAGAAAAAGATATAGCGAATGCCAATTCCACCATTGCCTCTGCAAACGCGGATCTTGCTTCCGCCGCAGCGGCTTTAGTTCTTCGGGATGAAgagattaaaagtttaaaggcAACGATGGCTTCTGATGCCAAAAGCCATGAGGATGCTCTCGGAGAAGTTGAATACACGGCGGGTGTACAGGCGTTTTACTatggcgagatgcttatggcgtacttctccctgGCCCATCCCGAAGTTGACTTCACAGATCCTCTGCTCGCCGTCCCCGAGCCAGAAGACGTGGCGAGGTTCAACAAAATGCCAGATGTCAGGGAATACCTTCGCAATTATGTACGGAAATGGATGAAAGGACCCCCGCAGGAGACCAAACCTTCTACCACAGTTGTGGCGGACAATTCTGAAGAGATGTCGCCCAAAGTAGGTACAGAGCCCATTCTTGATTCTGTCCTTCCACTGGGTCCTACTTCTTCGaaggataaggaggtatctcctggTGGCGGATCTGTGACTGTGGAGAAAAAGGatcctcaagcaagcatcataGGCGAAGGAAGCAAAAAAGAGGATGcccctattattatttagtttttgtttaAAGATCTTTTTGTAAAAAATCTTCTAAGTACAATCTGGTTAATCCTTTACgctgttatttatttattttactcttACATTTACGTAGAGAGGTACTTTGAACATAAGCATGTTTAGGATTTatgtttggagtaggtggccagccatactccatggtatgaacctttgtgaaggtttgaagctgttttattccttcttggaggaagtaaagctgcccaggggttcaatttgctacctatctttgaggtgaaatgatccgcccaTAGGACTTATGAATCcctctctgggagggataagagagtgtaaagaccttgcgtccaaggatcgttttaactcaatcggtgatcaggatccgccaagtggcggatctacattgaatgtggagagcgttggatgccccccttctttttaagactggaatattgatattgcagcagtaaactataaaaagaacatagatgaTAAAACCAACAATGTTTACTAATGGgagaaacaccttattacagcaaataggtctttataaatgagcctcgttaaaacctttaacaagaaaaaccacatgggaaaaagcttgttaaaggaaaaagagtgctCAAGACCATGAACATACTtcatt comes from the Euphorbia lathyris chromosome 5, ddEupLath1.1, whole genome shotgun sequence genome and includes:
- the LOC136229697 gene encoding uncharacterized protein; this encodes MSNVHSWDESFFYVKIKEDEPLGFPSVWNSRPLHMAGDMRILTSSDEEVADLMKQIKADAWTYADALAFMMSDIPLIQREGDQFIYSKITQGVSKANHALAETRMKLLEDEARKKSQAANPQADTGKRPAEIVVDPPLKKRRPNTMGSTKIMANAIRSAKPAEKIVQSAKLGAQGSFENESLLNDLDEALGQVGEVQRNYNQIPGPTHVQKGKSELLSLYARLRTLENGLLQNVADRATIERLEKDIANANSTIASANADLASAAAALVLRDEEIKSLKATMASDAKSHEDALGEVEYTAGVQAFYYGEMLMAYFSLAHPEVDFTDPLLAVPEPEDVARFNKMPDVREYLRNYVRKWMKGPPQETKPSTTVVADNSEEMSPKVGTEPILDSVLPLGPTSSKDKEVSPGGGSVTVEKKDPQASIIGEGSKKEDAPIII